A genomic segment from uncultured Alistipes sp. encodes:
- the raiA gene encoding ribosome hibernation-promoting factor, HPF/YfiA family — translation MNVQIQSVKFDADKRLIEFVNAKMAKLDRFAERSTGADVILKLDKDHEKGNKIATITLHMPGEDLVACHQSKAFEESVDEAIDALKRQIDKFKSKLEK, via the coding sequence ATGAACGTACAGATTCAATCCGTGAAATTCGACGCCGACAAACGGCTGATCGAATTCGTGAATGCCAAAATGGCGAAGTTGGACCGCTTTGCGGAGCGCTCGACAGGCGCCGACGTCATTCTCAAACTCGATAAGGACCACGAAAAAGGAAATAAGATAGCAACCATTACGCTGCACATGCCGGGCGAAGACCTGGTGGCCTGCCATCAGTCGAAGGCATTCGAAGAGTCCGTCGACGAGGCCATCGATGCCCTGAAACGACAAATCGACAAGTTCAAGTCGAAACTTGAGAAATAA
- a CDS encoding flavin reductase family protein: MKQRWKPGTVLYPLPAVLVSCGATPEEYNLLTVAWTGTVCTNPPMCSISVRPERHSYGIIRRTGEFVINLTTRRLARATDWCGVRSGRDWDKFREMGLTPVASEAVAAPLLAESPVNIECRVRQVVPLGSHDLFIAEVVGVQVDEALIDPATGRFCLERADPIVYSHGEYFVLGEALGHFGWSVRKRKKGAKHR; the protein is encoded by the coding sequence ATGAAACAGCGATGGAAACCCGGCACGGTGCTTTACCCGTTGCCGGCGGTATTGGTGAGTTGCGGGGCGACGCCCGAGGAGTACAACCTGCTGACCGTGGCGTGGACTGGGACGGTCTGCACGAACCCTCCGATGTGCTCGATCTCGGTGCGGCCCGAACGCCACTCCTACGGGATCATCCGCCGCACGGGAGAGTTCGTGATCAACCTGACGACGCGGCGGCTGGCCCGGGCGACGGACTGGTGCGGGGTGCGTTCGGGACGCGACTGGGACAAGTTCCGCGAAATGGGCCTGACGCCCGTGGCCTCGGAGGCGGTTGCGGCGCCGCTCCTTGCCGAGTCGCCCGTGAATATCGAGTGCCGGGTCCGCCAGGTGGTGCCGCTCGGGAGCCACGATCTCTTCATCGCCGAGGTGGTCGGGGTGCAGGTCGACGAGGCGCTGATCGATCCGGCAACGGGCCGTTTCTGCCTGGAGCGGGCCGATCCGATCGTCTACTCCCACGGGGAGTATTTCGTCCTGGGCGAAGCGCTGGGGCACTTCGGCTGGTCGGTGCGGAAGCGGAAGAAGGGGGCGAAGCATCGCTGA
- a CDS encoding tyrosine-type recombinase/integrase, which translates to MLDEFIRYLEAERRYSPLTLRNYRHDVAQFLAWLRVDDSPEGLRRVATEDIREWILHRTEKDRIGAASMNREISSLRSFFRWLLSRGVVERNVVQSVASLRTSRRLPAFISENRMSGIVRDCEVESDDFGQERDSLIILLFYGCGLRLAELVGIDRGDFSDNYTSLRVHGKGDKERLVPVLEFIREKILSYLGTIERQNICKSGEKALFLTHQGKRISRTTVYRIVKKELDRGGVQGKKSPHVLRHTFATHLLNGGADMREIQELLGHASLQATQVYTHNSIARLREAYAKAHPRGKGGK; encoded by the coding sequence ATGCTGGACGAATTCATCCGATACCTCGAAGCCGAACGCCGCTACTCGCCGCTCACGCTCCGCAACTACCGTCACGACGTGGCGCAGTTCCTGGCATGGCTCAGAGTCGACGACTCCCCCGAAGGACTCCGCCGGGTCGCCACCGAAGATATCCGCGAGTGGATCCTCCACCGCACGGAGAAGGACCGTATCGGCGCCGCATCGATGAACCGCGAGATTTCGTCGCTGCGCTCCTTCTTCCGCTGGCTCCTCAGCCGGGGCGTCGTCGAACGCAATGTCGTGCAGTCCGTCGCCTCACTCCGCACCTCGCGGCGCCTGCCGGCCTTCATTTCCGAAAACCGCATGAGCGGGATCGTCCGCGACTGCGAGGTCGAAAGCGACGACTTCGGGCAGGAGCGGGATTCGCTCATCATCCTGCTCTTCTATGGCTGCGGGCTGCGCCTGGCCGAACTCGTCGGGATCGACCGCGGCGACTTCTCCGACAACTACACCTCGCTGCGCGTCCACGGCAAGGGGGACAAGGAGCGGCTGGTGCCCGTTCTGGAATTCATCCGGGAAAAAATTTTATCCTACCTCGGGACAATTGAAAGGCAAAATATTTGCAAATCCGGGGAAAAAGCGCTATTTTTAACACACCAAGGAAAACGCATTTCCCGGACTACCGTGTACCGCATCGTGAAGAAGGAACTCGATCGCGGAGGCGTACAGGGCAAGAAAAGCCCCCACGTTCTTCGCCATACGTTTGCCACACACCTGTTGAACGGAGGCGCCGACATGCGCGAAATCCAGGAACTCCTGGGACACGCATCGCTGCAGGCCACGCAGGTGTACACCCACAACAGCATCGCTCGGCTCCGGGAGGCTTACGCGAAGGCCCATCCCCGCGGAAAGGGAGGCAAATGA